In the Pseudothauera hydrothermalis genome, one interval contains:
- a CDS encoding BPSS1780 family membrane protein produces MTPKPPSTSIGSAQPAHTLQWLTAGWQVFLAHPGIWIAQTAILIAILAALGFVPLLGWAAAPVALPMLAAGMLAGVDAHRRQGTVRVDHLFEGLRRRTRELLLLGLCHLAGALLAALIATLIGGSAVLTGMLIGALAGVSVAAGGVMFGVLVFTVLWTLLIMALCFAPALVLLGNMPPLEAMKRSARVCFANPLTFIVLAAMLYVLVWIAMLPAGLGMLVLVPVIMGTLHAAWVQLFNPAPALPAPDHKPENPVDAS; encoded by the coding sequence ATGACCCCCAAGCCGCCATCGACATCAATTGGCAGCGCGCAGCCTGCGCACACTTTGCAGTGGCTGACCGCCGGCTGGCAGGTTTTCCTGGCCCATCCCGGCATCTGGATCGCCCAAACGGCGATCTTGATCGCCATTCTCGCCGCGCTGGGGTTCGTGCCGCTGCTGGGCTGGGCGGCCGCACCGGTGGCGCTGCCGATGCTGGCCGCCGGCATGCTGGCTGGCGTCGATGCCCATCGCCGCCAAGGCACAGTGCGGGTGGACCACTTGTTCGAGGGGCTGCGCCGGCGCACCCGCGAATTGCTACTGCTCGGTCTGTGCCATCTGGCCGGCGCACTGCTCGCGGCACTGATTGCCACCCTGATCGGCGGCAGCGCGGTGCTCACCGGCATGCTGATCGGCGCACTGGCCGGAGTGAGCGTGGCCGCCGGCGGGGTGATGTTCGGCGTTCTGGTGTTCACCGTGCTCTGGACCTTGTTGATCATGGCGCTGTGCTTCGCGCCGGCGCTGGTGCTGCTCGGTAACATGCCGCCGCTCGAAGCCATGAAGCGGTCGGCGCGCGTCTGCTTTGCCAACCCGCTCACCTTCATCGTGCTCGCCGCCATGCTCTATGTGCTGGTGTGGATCGCCATGCTGCCTGCGGGCCTGGGCATGCTGGTGCTGGTACCCGTCATCATGGGAACACTCCATGCGGCCTGGGTACAACTATTCAACCCCGCGCCGGCACTGCCCGCCCCCGATCACAAACCGGAAAATCCCGTCGATGCAAGCTAG
- the rsfS gene encoding ribosome silencing factor, whose product METTALQKVVIDALEDIKAKDIQVIETSKLTALFDRIVIASADSNRQTRALAHNVQDKVKAAGGEVVSVEGEETGEWVLVDLGAIIVHIMQPAIRSYYNLEELWAQHPPVSTRRKTGTTAD is encoded by the coding sequence ATGGAAACAACTGCCCTGCAAAAAGTCGTCATCGATGCCCTGGAAGACATCAAAGCCAAGGACATCCAAGTCATCGAAACCTCGAAACTGACTGCACTGTTCGACCGCATCGTCATCGCCAGCGCCGACTCCAACCGGCAAACCCGCGCGTTGGCCCACAACGTCCAGGACAAGGTCAAAGCAGCCGGTGGCGAAGTGGTCAGCGTCGAAGGCGAAGAAACCGGCGAGTGGGTGCTGGTCGACCTGGGCGCGATCATCGTACACATCATGCAGCCGGCCATCCGCAGCTACTACAACCTGGAAGAACTCTGGGCCCAGCATCCGCCGGTGTCGACGCGCCGGAAAACCGGCACCACGGCCGACTGA
- the nadD gene encoding nicotinate-nucleotide adenylyltransferase produces MTTMPATEAGPLGLLGGTFDPIHLGHLRLAEEAREALGLARVRLIPAGRPPHRDAPSSSGADRLAMVRLAAAGNPALEVDDGEIRATSRSYTVLTLERLRAEVGAQRPLVLILGADAFQGLPSWHRWQELFSLAHLAVANRPGYAPHGRRWPGVLSPELDQACVGRLSNDPTQIATAPAGRVVPFDMTPLGISASLVRDLLASGHSARYLLPDSVLDYIARHRLYRPH; encoded by the coding sequence ATGACAACGATGCCCGCGACTGAAGCCGGCCCGCTTGGGCTTTTGGGCGGCACCTTCGACCCGATCCACCTCGGTCATCTGCGTCTGGCCGAAGAGGCCCGGGAGGCGCTCGGTCTGGCGCGGGTGCGGTTGATTCCCGCCGGTCGGCCGCCGCACCGCGACGCCCCCTCCAGTAGCGGTGCCGACCGCCTGGCCATGGTCCGACTGGCGGCAGCGGGCAACCCGGCCCTGGAGGTGGACGACGGCGAAATTCGCGCCACCTCGCGCAGCTATACCGTGCTCACGTTGGAGCGGCTGCGCGCCGAAGTCGGCGCGCAGCGGCCGCTGGTGCTCATCCTGGGCGCCGATGCCTTCCAGGGGCTACCCAGCTGGCACCGCTGGCAGGAGCTCTTCTCACTGGCTCATCTCGCGGTGGCCAACCGCCCCGGCTATGCGCCCCATGGGCGACGCTGGCCCGGCGTGCTGTCGCCCGAGTTGGACCAAGCCTGCGTCGGACGCCTCAGCAACGATCCGACCCAAATTGCCACCGCCCCAGCGGGGCGGGTGGTACCCTTCGACATGACGCCGTTGGGCATCTCCGCCTCGCTGGTGCGCGACCTGCTCGCCAGCGGCCACAGCGCCCGCTATTTGCTACCCGATTCGGTTCTCGACTATATTGCCCGGCACCGCCTCTACCGCCCCCACTGA
- a CDS encoding BPSS1780 family membrane protein, which translates to MQARQLPLFRGWSWLAEGFQLWRRNPALMTFLAFGYLLTLVVVSLVPLVGQPLASLLMPVLSLGVLNGCRAIDQERKAGPDILFSGFRSNIAALVTIGGIYLIASLLVLVLTMAVDGGTLLKAMGGGKLDAESAQSPGFALALLLAMALSTPVMMAYWFAPLLAGWWKLPAPKAMFFSFFACLRNWRPFLAYAVALMLFGAILPGIVIGVIGLVVPLLATVLTFLLPLVLIPTLFASFYINARDVFGIPGAAEHSAPLIVDDNDARD; encoded by the coding sequence ATGCAAGCTAGACAACTTCCCCTGTTCCGCGGCTGGTCCTGGCTGGCCGAAGGCTTCCAACTGTGGCGCCGCAATCCGGCCTTGATGACCTTTCTAGCCTTCGGCTATTTGCTGACCCTGGTGGTGGTCAGTCTGGTGCCGCTGGTCGGTCAACCGCTGGCCTCGCTGTTGATGCCGGTACTGTCGCTGGGCGTGCTCAACGGTTGCCGCGCCATCGACCAGGAACGCAAGGCCGGGCCGGACATTCTTTTCTCCGGCTTTCGCAGCAACATCGCCGCGCTGGTGACCATCGGCGGCATCTACCTGATTGCCAGTCTGTTGGTGCTGGTGCTGACCATGGCGGTCGACGGCGGCACCTTGCTCAAGGCCATGGGCGGCGGCAAGCTCGATGCGGAAAGCGCGCAATCGCCCGGTTTCGCGCTGGCCTTGCTGTTGGCCATGGCGCTGTCGACACCGGTCATGATGGCCTACTGGTTCGCCCCATTGCTTGCCGGGTGGTGGAAGCTGCCCGCGCCCAAGGCCATGTTTTTCAGTTTCTTCGCCTGCCTGCGCAACTGGCGGCCCTTTTTGGCCTATGCCGTGGCGCTGATGCTGTTCGGCGCCATCCTGCCGGGCATAGTCATCGGCGTGATTGGCCTGGTCGTGCCGCTGCTGGCCACCGTGCTCACCTTTTTGCTGCCGCTGGTGCTGATACCCACCCTTTTCGCCAGCTTTTACATCAACGCGCGCGACGTATTTGGCATACCCGGAGCAGCAGAGCATTCGGCACCGCTGATCGTCGATGACAACGATGCCCGCGACTGA
- a CDS encoding THxN family PEP-CTERM protein yields the protein MFRNLYPNSLAAGVLGSLVLCAGSAQAAVLSWQYDIFSGFTQSTIGSTTTHYPDPGVALLSWGSSTGSGHSALVVNNPSIVGASVDTYLGGGTPPTAPPYLGFSTSLTHHNHPITGNSLSSATLRAEVTLTPTTPAGPALPTQFTAFDIAFAETPNVNNCSFPSSSQCDDIFVLLGGLLNQSFQYDAGDGDGLLTYFVNIFPITGGVLGTLSDASCAAAGQGPGCIGFQTRENQSTTLAFGFTISTEPLGVPEPGVLALLGIGLAGLGLMHRRRI from the coding sequence ATGTTCAGAAACCTTTACCCAAACAGCCTGGCAGCCGGCGTGCTCGGTAGCCTCGTGCTGTGTGCCGGCAGTGCCCAGGCCGCCGTGTTGTCTTGGCAGTACGACATTTTCAGCGGCTTTACGCAGTCGACCATCGGCAGCACCACGACCCACTATCCCGACCCCGGCGTCGCCTTGCTGTCCTGGGGCAGTTCGACCGGTTCCGGGCACAGTGCGCTGGTGGTCAATAACCCATCCATTGTCGGCGCCTCGGTCGATACTTACCTTGGCGGCGGCACCCCGCCTACCGCACCGCCCTATCTGGGTTTCAGCACCTCGCTGACTCACCACAACCACCCGATCACCGGCAATTCGCTCTCCTCGGCCACCTTGCGGGCCGAAGTGACCTTGACGCCGACCACTCCGGCGGGGCCGGCCTTGCCAACCCAATTCACCGCCTTCGACATCGCTTTTGCTGAAACCCCCAACGTCAACAACTGCTCCTTTCCTTCATCCAGCCAGTGCGACGACATCTTCGTATTGCTCGGCGGGCTGCTGAATCAGAGCTTTCAGTACGACGCGGGCGACGGCGACGGTTTGCTGACCTACTTCGTCAATATCTTCCCGATCACCGGGGGGGTATTGGGTACGTTGTCCGATGCCAGTTGCGCGGCAGCAGGCCAAGGACCGGGCTGTATCGGCTTTCAGACCCGGGAAAATCAGTCCACGACGCTGGCCTTCGGTTTTACCATCTCCACCGAGCCGCTCGGCGTGCCCGAGCCCGGTGTGCTCGCCCTGCTGGGCATTGGGCTGGCTGGTTTGGGCCTGATGCACAGGCGCCGTATCTGA
- a CDS encoding class I SAM-dependent rRNA methyltransferase — translation MARLILKPGKERSLLRRHPWVFAGSVAALDGRARAGDTVDVCTADGRVLARAACSPASQIRARVWSFDPEVVIDHAFFKRKVAEAVARRAAHPLLAGQEGVRLIHGESDGLPGVIADRYGPVVVVQLTSAGADKWREAIVGALVQATGCVAVYERSDSEVRGLEGLPPVAGCVFGELPEEPLTIVENGLTLEVDVVGGHKTGFYLDQRDNRLLTRHLAAGRRVLNCFCYTGGFSLQALAGGAAEVLSIDSSAPALAAAQRNLARNPALDAARAQWREDDVFQALRSLRAEGRKFDLIVLDPPKFAPSAAYAERAARAYKDINLLGFRLLDPGGILMSYSCSGGVGVELFQKIVAGAAVDAGVDARILHRLSAAADHPVGLAVPEGEYLKGLACQIG, via the coding sequence GCGCGGGCAGGCGACACCGTGGATGTCTGCACCGCCGATGGTCGGGTGCTGGCGCGTGCGGCGTGCTCGCCCGCTTCGCAGATCCGTGCGCGGGTGTGGAGCTTCGACCCCGAAGTCGTCATCGATCATGCTTTCTTCAAACGCAAGGTGGCCGAGGCGGTCGCACGGCGTGCAGCGCATCCGCTGCTTGCCGGTCAGGAGGGCGTGCGGCTGATCCATGGCGAATCCGACGGTCTGCCCGGTGTCATTGCCGACCGCTACGGCCCAGTGGTGGTGGTGCAACTGACCAGCGCCGGCGCTGACAAATGGCGTGAGGCCATCGTTGGCGCGTTGGTGCAGGCGACCGGCTGCGTGGCCGTGTATGAGCGTTCGGACTCCGAAGTACGCGGCCTGGAAGGCTTGCCGCCGGTGGCCGGTTGTGTGTTTGGCGAATTGCCGGAAGAGCCGCTGACTATTGTCGAAAACGGTCTCACCCTGGAAGTGGATGTGGTCGGCGGGCACAAAACCGGCTTTTATCTGGATCAGCGTGACAATCGCCTGCTTACCCGGCATTTGGCGGCGGGGCGCCGTGTGCTGAACTGCTTTTGCTACACCGGCGGATTTTCATTGCAGGCGCTGGCCGGTGGGGCCGCCGAGGTGTTGTCGATCGACTCCTCGGCACCGGCGCTGGCCGCGGCGCAGCGCAATCTGGCGCGCAATCCGGCGCTCGATGCGGCGCGCGCCCAATGGCGGGAGGACGACGTGTTCCAGGCGCTGCGCAGCCTGCGCGCCGAAGGCCGCAAGTTCGACCTGATCGTGCTGGACCCGCCCAAGTTTGCACCGTCGGCGGCGTACGCCGAACGTGCTGCCCGCGCCTACAAGGACATTAACCTGCTGGGGTTCCGCCTGCTCGATCCCGGCGGCATCCTGATGAGTTATTCCTGCTCAGGCGGCGTGGGCGTGGAGTTATTCCAGAAAATCGTTGCCGGTGCGGCGGTCGATGCCGGTGTGGACGCGCGCATCCTCCATCGCCTGTCGGCCGCGGCTGACCATCCGGTAGGTTTGGCAGTACCGGAGGGCGAATACCTCAAGGGGCTGGCCTGCCAGATTGGCTGA
- a CDS encoding prenyltransferase yields MNPAASPSAKPPARTPAEPSPARFTHPLSRAIAATRPAFLLVTLVACALGLAIAHGSGVHLEPLSAVLSVLLALVAHAAGNVINDYHDRDADRLNTGRLYPFTGGSRFIQNGVLSARQTALLGYGLLAAVIPGGLWLAWIAGPGLLAIGAGGLLVAWAYSAPPLNLAGRGLGELCIVTAWLLVVAGTDYVQRGAFSALPFAAGLSYALLVANLLYINQFPDHAGDAAAGKRTLVVRLGPQTAKWGYLLIALLAYGWLVLMVGRGLLPQKASAAAFTLVLSFNAAKRLIDHAEEAAELAPAIGQTIAAACLHGLILTAVLALADWPGGH; encoded by the coding sequence ATGAACCCCGCCGCTTCCCCATCGGCCAAGCCGCCGGCCCGCACCCCGGCCGAACCCAGCCCCGCGCGCTTTACCCATCCGCTGAGCCGGGCCATCGCCGCCACCCGGCCGGCCTTTCTGCTGGTCACCCTGGTGGCCTGCGCACTTGGACTGGCCATCGCCCATGGCAGCGGCGTGCACCTTGAGCCGCTCAGCGCAGTGCTCTCGGTTTTGCTGGCGCTCGTGGCACATGCGGCCGGCAACGTCATCAACGACTACCACGACCGCGATGCGGACCGGCTCAACACCGGCCGCCTCTACCCATTCACCGGCGGCAGCCGCTTCATCCAGAACGGTGTCCTGAGCGCCCGGCAGACCGCGCTTCTGGGCTACGGTCTGCTGGCTGCGGTCATCCCCGGCGGGCTATGGCTGGCGTGGATTGCCGGCCCCGGCTTGCTGGCCATCGGCGCCGGTGGCCTGCTGGTAGCCTGGGCCTACTCCGCGCCGCCGCTCAACTTGGCCGGCCGCGGCCTGGGCGAACTGTGCATCGTCACCGCCTGGCTACTGGTGGTTGCCGGCACCGACTATGTGCAGCGCGGCGCATTCAGTGCGCTACCCTTCGCGGCCGGACTGTCTTACGCGCTACTGGTGGCCAATCTGCTGTACATCAACCAGTTTCCGGACCATGCCGGCGATGCCGCGGCCGGCAAGCGCACCCTGGTCGTGCGGCTCGGCCCACAAACGGCCAAGTGGGGCTACCTCCTGATTGCGCTGCTTGCCTACGGCTGGCTGGTGCTGATGGTCGGCCGCGGGCTGCTGCCGCAAAAAGCGTCCGCGGCCGCCTTCACCCTGGTGCTCTCTTTCAACGCTGCCAAGCGCCTGATCGATCATGCTGAGGAGGCCGCCGAGCTCGCCCCCGCCATCGGCCAAACCATTGCCGCGGCCTGCCTGCACGGCCTCATCCTCACCGCCGTGCTCGCCCTGGCCGACTGGCCCGGCGGGCACTGA
- a CDS encoding Maf family protein, producing MSAAPPRIYLASRSPRRRELLRQIGVRFDVLAFRGGERGEDADVDEAPLDGETAERYVERLALTKAEAGMRRLLWRRLPRQPVLAADTTLEMDGRIIGKPASPEDAVRILQSLSARSHRVLTAVAVTDGERTRRALSISQVRFRAIDEAELYRYVATGEPLDKAGAYGIQGRAAVFVEHICGSYTGIMGLPLYETAQLLHDFGYACL from the coding sequence ATGAGCGCCGCCCCGCCCCGCATCTATCTCGCCTCACGCAGTCCGCGCCGGCGCGAACTGCTGCGCCAAATCGGCGTGCGTTTCGACGTGCTCGCTTTCCGCGGCGGCGAACGCGGCGAAGATGCCGATGTGGATGAAGCACCCCTCGACGGCGAGACCGCCGAGCGCTATGTCGAGCGCCTGGCACTGACCAAGGCCGAAGCCGGCATGCGGCGTCTGCTGTGGCGGCGCCTGCCGCGTCAGCCGGTACTGGCGGCCGACACCACTTTGGAAATGGACGGCCGCATCATCGGCAAACCGGCCAGCCCGGAGGATGCGGTGCGTATCCTGCAGAGCCTGTCCGCGCGCAGCCATCGGGTATTGACCGCGGTCGCGGTCACCGACGGCGAGCGCACACGCCGCGCATTGAGTATCAGCCAGGTGCGCTTTCGCGCCATCGACGAAGCCGAGCTCTACCGTTATGTGGCCACCGGCGAACCCCTGGACAAAGCGGGCGCCTACGGCATTCAGGGGCGTGCCGCGGTGTTCGTGGAGCACATTTGCGGTAGCTACACCGGCATCATGGGGCTGCCGCTCTATGAGACCGCGCAGTTGCTCCACGACTTCGGTTACGCTTGCCTGTAG
- the rlmH gene encoding 23S rRNA (pseudouridine(1915)-N(3))-methyltransferase RlmH, producing MKLLLVAVGQRMPAWVAAGFDEFARRMPRELPLQLIELKAEPRHAGKTVDAIRAAEAARILAALPPRCRRVVLDERGADLTTRALADRLAHWQAEGRDVALIVGGPDGLDPALKASADETMRLSSLTLPHALVRPLLAEAIYRAWSVLKNHPYHRE from the coding sequence GTGAAGTTGCTGTTGGTGGCGGTGGGTCAGCGCATGCCTGCCTGGGTGGCCGCCGGCTTTGACGAATTCGCCCGCCGCATGCCGCGCGAATTGCCGTTGCAGCTAATTGAGCTCAAGGCCGAACCACGTCACGCCGGCAAAACCGTGGATGCAATCCGAGCCGCTGAGGCGGCACGCATTCTGGCCGCACTGCCGCCGCGCTGCCGGCGGGTGGTTCTGGACGAACGCGGCGCGGACCTCACCACCCGTGCGCTGGCCGACCGCCTGGCGCATTGGCAGGCCGAAGGGCGCGACGTCGCCTTGATCGTCGGCGGCCCCGACGGCCTGGACCCGGCGCTCAAGGCCAGCGCCGACGAAACCATGCGGCTGAGCAGCCTTACCCTGCCCCACGCCCTGGTCCGCCCCCTGCTTGCTGAGGCCATCTACCGCGCCTGGAGCGTGCTGAAAAACCATCCCTATCACCGCGAATGA
- a CDS encoding DUF2249 domain-containing protein, which translates to MSELPLFNDSVFVFDARGVAKRFRHAATFGALEALMDGETMRFVNDHDPVPLLDQIRQRYGDQVSIQYVAREPGKIMIDFAICLSARHHAQAENDGESVGGGCGGGGGCGCAGI; encoded by the coding sequence ATGAGCGAATTACCCCTGTTTAATGATTCCGTTTTTGTCTTTGATGCCCGCGGCGTTGCCAAGCGCTTCCGTCACGCGGCCACCTTTGGCGCACTGGAAGCACTGATGGACGGCGAAACCATGCGTTTTGTCAACGACCATGATCCTGTGCCGCTACTCGATCAAATTCGCCAGCGTTACGGCGACCAGGTCAGCATCCAATACGTGGCCCGTGAGCCAGGTAAGATCATGATCGATTTTGCGATCTGCCTGTCTGCGCGACACCATGCGCAGGCTGAGAACGACGGGGAATCAGTAGGTGGCGGCTGCGGCGGGGGTGGCGGCTGCGGCTGCGCCGGCATTTGA
- the ruvB gene encoding Holliday junction branch migration DNA helicase RuvB, with protein MIETDKLSAPRLLSAQPADRQEDAIERALRPKRLADYVGQQKIREQLEIFIAAARNRHEALDHVLLFGPPGLGKTTLAHIVAAEMGVNLRQTSGPVLERAGDLAALLTNLEPHDVLFIDEIHRLSPVVEEILYPALEDFQIDIMIGEGPAARSVKLDLPPFTLVGATTRAGMLTNPLRDRFGIVARLEFYTPQELSFIVARSAALLNVSIDDAGAFEIARRARGTPRIANRLLRRVRDYAEVKAGGQITAAVADAALTMLDVDPLGLDLMDRKLLGAVLEKFGGGPVGLDNLAASIGEAADTIEDVLEPYLIQQGYLQRTPRGRMATPAIWRHFGLHPPRSAHPGLFDDAGP; from the coding sequence ATGATCGAAACCGACAAACTGTCCGCGCCTCGGCTGCTGTCGGCGCAACCGGCCGACCGCCAGGAAGACGCCATCGAGCGCGCGCTGCGCCCCAAGCGCTTGGCCGATTACGTTGGCCAGCAGAAGATCCGGGAGCAACTGGAGATCTTCATTGCCGCGGCGCGCAATCGCCATGAAGCCCTGGACCATGTGCTGCTGTTCGGCCCCCCTGGCCTGGGCAAGACCACGCTGGCCCATATCGTGGCCGCTGAAATGGGCGTCAACCTGCGCCAAACCTCCGGACCGGTGCTGGAGCGCGCCGGCGATCTGGCGGCCCTCCTTACCAATCTGGAACCGCATGATGTGCTGTTCATTGATGAAATCCATCGCCTGTCGCCGGTGGTCGAGGAAATCCTCTATCCGGCGCTGGAGGATTTTCAGATCGACATCATGATCGGCGAAGGTCCGGCCGCGCGCTCGGTCAAGCTGGACTTGCCGCCGTTTACCCTGGTGGGCGCCACCACCCGCGCCGGCATGCTCACCAACCCGCTGCGCGACCGCTTCGGCATCGTCGCCCGGCTGGAGTTCTACACGCCGCAGGAGCTGAGCTTTATCGTCGCCCGCTCGGCCGCTCTGCTCAATGTCAGTATCGACGATGCTGGCGCTTTCGAAATCGCCCGCCGCGCGCGGGGCACGCCCCGCATCGCCAATCGCCTGCTGCGCCGGGTGCGGGATTACGCCGAAGTCAAAGCCGGCGGACAGATCACCGCCGCAGTAGCCGATGCGGCGCTCACCATGCTGGATGTCGACCCCCTGGGGCTCGATCTGATGGACCGCAAATTGCTTGGTGCGGTGTTGGAAAAGTTCGGCGGCGGTCCGGTCGGCCTGGACAATCTCGCCGCATCGATCGGCGAAGCGGCCGACACCATCGAGGATGTGCTGGAACCCTATCTGATTCAGCAAGGCTATCTGCAGCGCACCCCGCGCGGCAGAATGGCCACGCCGGCCATCTGGCGGCATTTTGGACTCCATCCACCGCGCAGCGCTCATCCCGGCTTGTTTGACGACGCCGGACCATGA
- the ruvA gene encoding Holliday junction branch migration protein RuvA, with translation MIGRLAGTLLEKNPPQILVDVHGVGYELDVPMSTFFGLPATGQPVILHTHLAIREDGHFLYGFATLQERAAFRQLLKVSGIGARTALALLSGLSVADLAQAVALQEAGRLVKVPGIGKKTAERLLLELRDKLDPALSPAQGVALAAAPGALTPSDAKSDILNALLALGYNEREALGAIKGLDEAIDVSTGIRQALKHLSKL, from the coding sequence ATGATCGGACGACTTGCTGGCACCCTGCTGGAAAAAAACCCGCCGCAAATTTTGGTGGACGTGCACGGCGTCGGCTATGAACTGGACGTGCCAATGAGCACCTTCTTTGGACTGCCCGCCACCGGCCAGCCGGTCATCCTACACACCCACCTTGCCATCCGTGAAGACGGACATTTCTTATACGGTTTCGCCACGCTTCAAGAGCGCGCCGCCTTCCGCCAATTACTCAAAGTCTCCGGCATTGGCGCGCGCACCGCACTGGCGCTGCTCTCCGGCCTGTCGGTGGCCGATCTCGCCCAGGCGGTGGCCCTGCAGGAAGCCGGCCGCTTGGTAAAAGTGCCAGGCATCGGCAAAAAAACCGCCGAACGCTTGCTACTGGAATTACGCGACAAACTCGACCCGGCGCTCAGCCCCGCTCAAGGTGTTGCCCTGGCCGCAGCGCCCGGCGCCCTTACGCCGAGCGATGCCAAAAGCGACATCCTCAATGCGCTGCTGGCACTCGGCTACAACGAGCGCGAAGCGCTGGGCGCGATAAAAGGACTGGACGAGGCAATCGACGTCTCCACAGGCATCCGTCAAGCGCTCAAGCACTTGTCAAAGCTCTGA
- the rng gene encoding ribonuclease G: protein MSIEFLINCTPQETRVALVEQGVVQELHVERTASRGIVGNIYLGKVVRVLPGMQSAFIDIGLERTAFLHVADIWSERAHGEVAKPIERILAEGQNLTVQVLKDPIGTKGARLSTQISIAGRLLVYLPQEKHIGISQRIEDEAGREALRERLSRLVPPDEPGGFIVRTMAESASDDELAADIAYLRTLWREIQARSSGAQPPRVLYEDLNLGQRVLRDLVNDETARILIDSRENFQKLAAFAAQYMPKVMPLLEHYTGERPLFDLHNVEEEIQKALARRVDLKSGGYLIIDQTEAMTTVDVNTGGFVGARNFDDTIFKTNLEAAQAIARQLRLRNLGGIIIIDFIDMDTAEHRDMVLEEFRKALARDHTKMSLNGFTALGLVEMTRKRTRESLAHLLCEPCPTCGGRGEVKTARTVCYEILRELLREARQFNAREFRVLAAPNVVDLFLDEESQSLAMLSDFIDKKISLHPEASYTQEQFDIVLL from the coding sequence ATGAGCATCGAATTTCTGATCAATTGCACCCCGCAGGAGACGCGGGTAGCCCTGGTCGAACAGGGCGTGGTCCAGGAACTGCACGTCGAACGCACCGCCAGTCGCGGCATCGTCGGCAACATCTATCTGGGCAAAGTGGTCCGGGTACTGCCTGGCATGCAATCGGCATTCATCGACATTGGTTTGGAGCGCACCGCTTTTTTGCATGTGGCCGACATCTGGAGCGAGCGCGCGCATGGCGAGGTGGCCAAACCGATCGAACGCATCCTTGCCGAAGGTCAAAACCTCACCGTCCAGGTGCTCAAAGACCCCATTGGCACCAAGGGCGCACGCCTATCCACGCAAATCAGCATCGCCGGACGCCTGCTGGTCTATCTGCCGCAGGAAAAACATATCGGCATTTCACAGCGCATCGAGGACGAAGCTGGGCGCGAAGCCCTGCGCGAGCGTCTCTCCCGGCTGGTGCCGCCGGATGAGCCGGGCGGCTTCATCGTGCGCACCATGGCCGAATCCGCCTCCGATGACGAATTAGCAGCCGACATCGCTTATCTGCGCACGCTCTGGCGCGAAATCCAGGCACGCAGCAGCGGCGCGCAGCCGCCGCGGGTGCTCTATGAAGACCTCAACCTCGGCCAACGTGTGCTGCGCGATTTGGTCAACGACGAAACCGCGCGCATCCTCATCGATTCGCGGGAAAACTTCCAGAAACTCGCCGCCTTTGCCGCGCAGTACATGCCCAAGGTGATGCCGCTGCTGGAGCACTATACCGGCGAGCGTCCGCTGTTCGACCTGCACAACGTCGAAGAAGAAATCCAAAAAGCGCTCGCCCGCCGGGTCGATCTGAAGTCCGGCGGCTATTTGATCATCGACCAGACCGAAGCCATGACCACCGTGGATGTCAACACCGGCGGCTTTGTCGGCGCCCGCAATTTCGACGACACCATTTTCAAAACCAACCTGGAAGCGGCCCAAGCCATCGCCCGCCAACTGCGCCTGCGCAACCTGGGCGGGATCATCATCATCGATTTCATCGACATGGATACCGCCGAACACCGCGACATGGTGCTGGAAGAATTCCGCAAGGCGCTGGCGCGGGATCACACCAAGATGAGTCTCAACGGCTTCACCGCGCTCGGCCTGGTGGAAATGACCCGCAAGCGCACCCGCGAGTCACTGGCCCACCTGCTGTGCGAACCCTGTCCCACCTGTGGCGGCCGCGGCGAAGTCAAAACCGCGCGCACCGTGTGCTATGAAATCCTGCGCGAGCTGCTGCGCGAGGCGCGCCAGTTCAACGCACGCGAATTCCGCGTATTGGCTGCCCCCAATGTGGTCGATCTATTCCTGGACGAAGAATCCCAGTCGCTGGCGATGCTGTCGGATTTCATCGACAAGAAAATCTCGCTGCACCCGGAAGCCAGCTACACCCAGGAACAATTCGACATCGTGCTGCTATGA